From the Phycisphaerae bacterium genome, one window contains:
- a CDS encoding type II secretion system protein GspK, producing the protein MMRRRGIVLIVVLAIIAVLGVLAGTFAFRMNAELAAVKASQDLQQARLAARSGIDRMIHVLRTGRTNVDVWYDNPDDFRRVPVWVEGDETLSASPWEKDAVPGVAAWRYSIVSYRDTGPGAQDVKMRYGLTDEAGKINIANLANKALRAQVLSLLDQLQEQVRRDNLLPEMLADSLIDWQDPDDTPISSNGAESEYYYTHRSPRYRAKNRPLQSIDELLMIRGFDGLVLYGEDANRNGYLDANEDDGGNEIDIFPPDNGDGKLYRGLLPYITVFSWDWNTATDNKPKIPLNSVSTQMLEQPQFQYLTLEIRPEIIEFIAEARQRGYQFRSVGELLGLEVYENGKSNYTKAWREYDELIDYLNEDRKDTGEGEGEGEGEGEGQGGGGNENADRGGGAPGGNGQGDGGGPGKSDRRRQSARPDRGDGSSAEDDDGTGGEPTAGNQDRRGDRGRGGDRRSGDRVSGGENENDDRNGRPDRPRTWSEQQRDRSERRRNRGPQASMPGDQDEDELVGTPLPNPITAADMIAICDRFTVETAPVIPGLINVNTASVIVLQTIPGLSPEQAAAIVAQREQISGDQKTSIGWLVANGVLDAETFALVSNMLTTRSIQFSADVIGFADHTGTFKRFEVVVEMRGHLAQIVYFRDISSLGAGYPVWNDKQGEGLSYDDL; encoded by the coding sequence ATGATGCGACGTCGCGGCATCGTGCTCATTGTCGTGTTGGCGATCATCGCCGTGCTCGGCGTGCTGGCCGGCACGTTCGCCTTCCGCATGAACGCCGAGTTGGCGGCGGTGAAGGCGTCGCAGGACCTGCAACAGGCCCGGCTGGCGGCCCGCTCGGGCATCGATCGGATGATCCACGTTTTGCGCACCGGCCGGACCAACGTGGACGTGTGGTACGACAACCCGGATGATTTCCGGCGTGTGCCCGTTTGGGTCGAAGGTGACGAGACGCTATCGGCCAGTCCGTGGGAGAAGGATGCTGTGCCCGGCGTGGCTGCCTGGCGCTACAGCATCGTCTCTTATCGCGACACCGGACCCGGCGCCCAGGACGTCAAGATGCGCTATGGCCTCACTGATGAGGCCGGCAAGATCAATATTGCCAATCTGGCAAACAAAGCGCTGCGGGCCCAGGTCCTGAGCCTCCTCGACCAGTTGCAGGAGCAGGTCCGGCGTGACAACCTGCTTCCGGAAATGCTCGCTGATTCGCTGATCGACTGGCAGGATCCGGATGACACGCCCATCTCCAGCAACGGGGCCGAAAGCGAGTACTATTATACTCATCGCAGCCCGCGCTACCGGGCCAAGAATCGCCCGCTGCAGTCGATCGACGAGTTGCTCATGATTCGCGGCTTCGACGGGTTGGTCCTCTACGGCGAGGATGCCAATCGCAACGGCTACCTGGATGCCAACGAGGACGACGGGGGCAACGAGATCGACATTTTTCCCCCCGACAACGGCGACGGCAAGCTTTATCGCGGTCTGCTGCCCTACATCACCGTCTTCTCGTGGGACTGGAACACCGCCACCGACAACAAGCCGAAGATCCCGCTCAATTCGGTCTCGACGCAAATGCTCGAACAGCCGCAGTTCCAGTACCTGACGCTCGAGATTCGCCCCGAGATCATCGAGTTCATTGCCGAGGCGAGACAGCGAGGCTACCAGTTCCGATCGGTCGGAGAACTCCTGGGCCTGGAGGTATATGAGAACGGCAAGTCCAACTACACAAAGGCCTGGAGGGAGTATGACGAGCTCATCGACTACCTGAACGAAGATCGCAAAGATACGGGCGAAGGCGAGGGTGAGGGGGAAGGCGAGGGCGAAGGTCAAGGCGGGGGAGGCAATGAGAACGCTGACCGCGGCGGGGGTGCCCCGGGGGGCAACGGACAGGGTGACGGCGGGGGTCCGGGCAAGAGCGATCGTCGCCGACAGAGTGCCCGGCCCGACAGGGGTGATGGGTCGAGCGCGGAGGACGATGATGGCACCGGCGGCGAACCGACCGCCGGCAATCAAGACCGCCGGGGCGATCGAGGTCGAGGCGGGGATCGGCGTTCAGGAGATCGGGTGTCCGGCGGCGAGAATGAGAATGACGATCGCAACGGCCGACCGGACAGGCCCAGAACCTGGAGCGAGCAGCAACGGGACCGAAGCGAGCGACGACGGAATCGAGGGCCTCAGGCTTCGATGCCCGGTGACCAGGATGAAGATGAGCTGGTCGGCACTCCGCTACCCAACCCCATCACCGCCGCGGACATGATTGCGATTTGCGATCGTTTCACGGTGGAGACGGCGCCGGTCATTCCGGGCCTAATCAACGTCAACACGGCCTCGGTGATCGTGCTACAGACGATTCCGGGGCTTTCACCTGAGCAGGCCGCCGCCATCGTTGCTCAGCGGGAGCAGATCAGCGGCGATCAGAAGACGAGCATCGGCTGGCTGGTTGCCAACGGGGTGTTGGATGCCGAGACATTTGCGCTCGTTTCCAATATGCTGACCACGCGATCGATCCAGTTCAGCGCGGATGTGATCGGCTTCGCGGACCACACCGGGACGTTCAAGCGGTTCGAGGTGGTGGTCGAGATGCGCGGGCACCTGGCCCAGATCGTGTATTTCAGGGACATCAGTTCGCTGGGGGCCGGCTACCCGG